From Calditrichota bacterium, the proteins below share one genomic window:
- a CDS encoding acylphosphatase → MNSVGAKILVRGMVQGVGFRYFVLRTANAFGLKGFVRNLPDGRVEIGVEGDRGLIESFLQEIKTGHPFADVRDVNVEWLPFEGKFRSFDITY, encoded by the coding sequence ATGAATAGCGTGGGCGCAAAAATTTTGGTTAGAGGAATGGTACAGGGTGTAGGCTTTCGCTATTTTGTCCTTCGCACCGCAAATGCATTCGGACTGAAGGGGTTTGTTCGCAACCTCCCGGACGGGCGCGTGGAAATTGGTGTGGAGGGCGATCGCGGCCTCATCGAGTCGTTTTTACAGGAGATAAAGACGGGGCATCCCTTTGCCGATGTTCGGGATGTGAATGTAGAATGGCTGCCATTTGAGGGAAAATTTCGGAGTTTTGACATTACGTACTAA
- a CDS encoding TIGR00725 family protein, whose translation MQKIIGVIGGSSVTAEIYELAREVGQKIAEAGFALVTGGRTGVMEAASRGAKEAGGWVIGVLPGDSPAEANPYVDFPIVTGLGIARNSIIVRTAGVIIAIDGSYGTLSELAFALQLRKPIVGLRTWNVDEAIHKAETADEAIRLVRSFLA comes from the coding sequence ATGCAAAAAATTATTGGTGTGATTGGCGGATCGTCCGTCACCGCGGAAATTTATGAATTGGCCCGAGAAGTGGGACAAAAAATTGCCGAAGCGGGTTTTGCTCTGGTAACCGGCGGACGGACCGGAGTTATGGAGGCGGCCAGCCGGGGAGCAAAAGAAGCCGGCGGATGGGTAATTGGAGTTTTGCCGGGTGATTCCCCGGCAGAAGCCAATCCCTACGTGGATTTTCCCATTGTAACGGGTCTGGGCATTGCCCGCAATAGCATCATTGTTCGTACGGCCGGGGTCATTATTGCCATTGACGGCAGTTACGGCACATTGTCGGAACTGGCGTTTGCGCTTCAACTGCGCAAGCCGATTGTTGGGCTTCGCACCTGGAATGTGGATGAGGCGATTCACAAAGCGGAAACGGCCGACGAAGCCATTCGACTGGTGCGGTCTTTCTTGGCTTGA